The genome window AATTACACCttttaatttattatctttGTAGTTTTTAGAAATCAGAACCACGTGAATTGGTGTAGAGAATGGAAGAGGAGAAGTCAATGTTTGAACCACTAACTTGAGACATCacaaaaaatatcattactATTAGATTAACCACCACATAATTAAACTTGAGGATATCTTAAGTTAAAGTCCTTTTTGGGgacaaaattaccaaaatatataaacattaAACACTAATGTCTATATCTCAAACAACGACTTATTACACTTTACTTTTTGATGTTTGGGATTATAACTCTACCTTTgtgtctttatttatttattggagtTTCACTAAAACTTGACACCATTTACGGCACATTCATATTAAAGGTGATTTATAAATATTGAAGAAGGCCTAATTTGGtattattttcaataatcaTTTTCCATCTTGAACATACAGGGAAAAAATGGTTCATGGTTTGGCATGCACTTCCAAAATTGtcattgattttattattattattattattattattattgaaaatgataTGCTTTTAGGAAATGTGATATCGTTTTCTATGTTTCAAAACATACATGGACATTAACAATTGAGAATGACCCAAATGGTAAGATTTAATGCTTCCTCAggttttattgtttgtttagcacaaaaaaagaaagtgtcTCTGTTGAGccaaattcatttttaaaaattctagaTGCTGGTCTAAGAGAAAGAGCGATAAGATCATTTCTGAAACGATTTTCAAAAAAAGCTAATTGTTAACTGCTACCAAAATATGGATGCTAATTGCAACGCATTTTCATAAAAGGATAATTTTGATACTAAAAGTAATTTTAAGAGTTGATGCAGTAgtgacagaaaaaaaaaatgcacctTCACTTGAGACACATAAATCTAAATTGATGCATAAAACTTGTCTCAAAGGATGTTTTCACAAATTATTCTCAATTAATTTCTCGAAACACTCATTGCcataaaaagataaaatcttgtttttcttgcaTTTCAAGAAATGCGGCCCTATTTAatcattgaaattttcttgaaaagGACTTCTCAAATTTCTAAGAATGAGTTTTGGAATTGGATTCTATTAacattagcaaaaataaaaaataaaataaaataaaataaaccccACATGAAAGAGACAGATGTCATTAGGTCATAAGATCATTTAGCATTCTACAAATACTCTAGAAAGTATCTTCTACAAAATGTGGGACACATATGTTCTATTCCTAaggctctttttctttttaaatttttttatgaaggaactattttttaggaaaaaagaagaagaagagggttAGCTTCATATTGCTAGGTGCATAAAAAAAGATTCAgggaaaaaaattgcatcaaaaGAATAAGGACAGAATTTTACTTGTTGCATCCGGAAAACTTAGCAAACTGGCCACAAGATCCTTTCCATTTTTTGGGTGGAGGACCAAGCCCATCATCCTTAAAGCTTTTAGATTGTGGAGTAATCCCTGTAGACGAGTTGCatcagttttatattttattttttagtacaAAGTTTAACTTCAAACCGGTTTTGTGcaatcttctttaacttaccatgtaacaatttataaaactattcatgtgtattatttaaacaagtcatataacttattttttaaaactgtGATTTTTCTTAAGCACTATCAACATATGTgtgttaatattatttaaacaagttacataactaattaaaaaattcgTGTGATTAAATCTACACATAGATAATCTTTTCAATCGTCACATAGTAGGTTAGAGAGGAAGATAGTTACAAACCAGTTttgagctaatttttttttcctatttctaaattttaattacaaaactAAATCCATTAAGttgaattaaaaacaaattccaATAACCTGTATCAAGTAGACCGACAATTATGTCTCTTTCtgtttctaattttctttttgcagTTTGAGTTAACCCGGAAAAATCCCATGATCTTGTAGTATGTAGCTTGTGATACTGATTCGGGATCACAGAAAACACCTGGtccatatctatatatataattcacaACAAAAACTCAATTACTATAAATCAATATATCATATGAATAATTGAATCCAAATAAGTGGGGAACACATATAACAATAGCTTCACGTACTTGCCAACTTTTGGGCTTCATCTTCATATAATTTTGCGGCAAATGCATTGAAGCTGTTACAATAGCTATAGACCATGGAGTCCTTAGCATCAATTTGGCTGTTCCATACatataagttataaaaaaaaaaaaaaaaaaaaaaaaaaaaaaaaaaaaaaaaaccttttggtTGTTCAACTGCATAAATATGCCTAATAGTAAatgtgtttatattatttttgagtaaacagtaatatttattagaatatacatgaaaatagtaatactagTGTTTTAAACCGAGTTTATGTTCCTAAATCGGATTTAggaacataaaaaatttaataacctTTTTCATAGTAACTAACGTGACTTTTTATAATTggtatataataaaagtaagTTAGTAGTAGAATAATGTGAACATGATATTGTTGCAATTACAAGTTGTTACCATAAGAAATTGCGAAAAATGATATTTACAGACAAAATCGACCTACCTTCCTTTCACAGAAGAGAGGAGATGGACGTGTGTTTTAGTTGCATTGTCTTTGTCCACTGGACGATCTCCCAAGTAAACAATGTAAAATTTCTGCACAACTTACATGATCATtgccatgagagagagagagagagagagagagagagagagttattaGATAATATGGATCCAGACAAAGAATACACACCTTTTGCTCATCTCCAATTACACCAACAAGACCTATCAAGAATAAGAGAAGAGGAAGAGTGTGGAAACCTTTTTGTCTCAACATGTTTACAAATTTAGCTTTGTATCTAGCTAGATCTCCTGCGCTAGCTGTGTATTAATAGTAGTGCATCCTCTATAGTcttagaagaaacaaaaaaaagaaaaaaaaaaaagcagtttGTGGATAAGAGTACGAGACTTGAACTTGACTTTTTCAGCTCCTATTGCTCAGCGTTTTGGTTAGGAAACCTTAAAAGAAAGATAACAGGAATTTCTGGTTCTCTTGTGCTGTTGTCAATGTCATAATATGGCCTAGGCTAGCTTGCTTCTTTTGGAGAAACTTTGCTGAACATTGCACTTCTGTTTCAGTCTGTTTCATAAATTTGTTACAAGAATGATCCATGGAAGGATTTATGGTTGGTCTATCATATGTGGGCCATGACATATTTAAGCCTATACCTATTCTGAAATTATTcatattaattaaccaacaGTATATAACAAATTGATATGAGCAGGTTGAGGTTGTCCATAAATATATTGTAACATTCCCCAAGTTTTTGCCTTGccaaaatttatttcttaaatataCTCAAAATAGAAATGATCTTCAACTTCTCTTGAGTGGAACCACCAATTTATGATCTGTAAGATGATTGGCATTGGTATAGCGGTATTTTGAAACAATTAACATCATGTTTCTTTGATTCAGGCTTAAtgtgaaattataaaattttacagATCTGAAACTTTTAAATAACCTCAAAATATCAGTGTCAAATTCAAAGGAGGATTTGTTTATGAACAAAGAAGAAACCACAACATAAAGGAACccatttttcttgaattccaATTCAAGCAAGTCAACCTATCAGTATCCAATAGTAAAAATAAGGTAGCTTAAACGCTTCTTGGAGGAGAATActtgagttttattttaaattatacccagctaataagaagaaaagaagtaaGTGACTGATATCGATATATAGATTGTGTCAGCATTTATAAGCATTCTCTtcaaaatctaattaattacCTTCCTCACACCTAATATAAACCAAAGAGAAgatgaaggggaaaaaaatcagaGTTTAATCTATTTACTTGTTTTCATTCATCACGATGTTAAATGTGAGAGGGACATCAAGATAAAGTACACAATAATAATATGCTATGTTTTGTAGGATAGAGTCCTCTCATTTTCAAAAGTAAATAGAAAGAGTAACAGTTCAACTACATACACCAAAAATTTCACATAAGATTTTCACAAATTCTCTCACATAAAGTTATATCATTCACCTCATTTTCATCCACCACAACTCAAAGAAAAATTGGAATACGTAAAAATTCTctaaatttctcattttctatAGACTTATTAAGATCTAAATATCTATAGGAAATATAGACATGAACATGACACAGTACAACATAGGACAGAGTGACACAACAATGCTTAACAAATTAGGACACAACGTGGTAAGAATAccacaattaattaattagttataagcagtatatatattttatttatttataggcaTACTTtgtgttcattttatttttttcaaaatatataactataagaattttatttttaaatggaattttgaattaaataattttttattagtaagttaTACACACCAATAAATTTTGAACACATGATCATACTCTTTGATCTAGAACTTATTAGGAGAGGAGGCGTTAGTTAAGTtagaagttttctttttttaacccTTTCCTTCTAACTCATTCAGGACATGCATGTAAAACTATCCCTAATGTGTCTGATACATAGGCATGTTAAAGGATTTAAAGTATGCATGCTTCTTACCTAAACACCTTTCCAATAAATCAAGATAATAATCTAAAATTGGCAGTTTAAGGCAAGATTTagtagaaaaattttcaaaatttaaatccatACAACTTTGAAAGCCTAAAATGGACACTATTACAAAATATGCTAACTTAGTTGCTGAATTTGGAAGCAAGGCCAATTTTCTGTAATTTGATccaaactactataaaaaggcccaaagtttcaaaaacaaatgTTGTTACAATTCACAACAGAAGACTTTCAAAAACCCAATCGACCTGTAAAAGTATTGAAGTGTAAAGCCCTGTTTAAACCCTAAAGAAATGTCCCTAAAATTCATTCATCCCGCCAAAAACCACCACCACTCTCAGTCTCCCTCATGCTCCTCATCCCCCTTCTCTCTCCCCAAAGCCCTAACCTTATCCCTAAGAAAAAGTAGAAACTCCAGTACTACCCACCTTTATCCCTTAATTGGACCAAGCTGAAGCCAATATGCTCTCAATTGCCATTCGATTTCCATTATAGTTACTCGAAGAACAATCTATATTTGAGGTCAATTGGACTCCAGGAGCCCAAGTACTTGCCTTTCATGCTAGGTTGTCGGACCGCTAATAGATCAATGTGTTTACCCTGGTCAAGGACTCAACTGAGGTTCGAACCCTCCTTCATCCATTGTAATTAAATGTTTAGTagtttgaaagttgaaactcaTCCCCAATATGAAATCTCATCATTCTTTCCTTgccttttcttaaaaaaaaatctgtaagaATTTGCTCACAGGCTTAAGTTTTTGACTTAAGTGATGTCCCTATAATATTAACCTTTTAATTTATAATGTCTCCCTAATGTGTTTCACTCCCCCAACACAATGCTATTAAGTGGGTAGCAGATTCATACATATTATGCATATCCCAATTCACAACTATCGTTAAATAAACCTTTCTTATTTGAGGTTCAAATCCCTCcattgtaattatttaattataaaaaataaataaaaatgttcaaTGTTTATTGGTTTGAAACTCATCCCCAATATGAAATCCCAACATTTTATTTccttgccttttctttcttttcttttttctttaaaaaaaaagggcgtATATCATGATTTATCATGCAAATCATGATCTTACTAACAAAAATTCATGATGATGGCCTAATTTGTAGCTGTGGGTTCTTCTTCATCCTCAGGTTTGATCTCGAGTATGCAAGATTTTTCTTAAGCCAGACATCCAGTATACAAAAGCCGGGATAATTATAGCGACAAAGCAAACAATGTAAAATGCTTTCATTCTTACATTAGCAAGCAATTTTCAACTATCTTCTAAGCTTCGGTGAAGCTTAGGACATGGTTAAAAATTGCTATCTTACATAAGCTCACATGTACACGAGACTAGTAAAGAGCACACTAGACCACCTTCACcttttatatgttatatattcAGAGTCTTTAACTCTTTCTTGttgtttatatgaaaataaattttaatagttGCTTATATCATGTGGAAAATATTTGACAAAAGGATAACATCTGTAAATTGTAGTTATTTACTACAAATAACTACCCCTCCTTGGTTTACTGGAAATAACTACTATCTATTGCCACAAATAGAAGATTTGGTTTTAGAAGAAAGCTTTCCAACCCCTATCAAGAGAGATCAATCTACGCTTTTAGGGATGTCCATATATACGAGCATGGATGTAGGCAAATCAATTCACACTTGTAGGGATGTCCATACTCTCCAGTAATTTAGGAGCAAGCTCTTGTAATCTAATTATTAGGCTTGTTAATTTAAGTTTGTACCTGTGTTCTTAAATTATTAAGTAAgttgtaataatttatatttcttgcTTGATCATTTGTGCACTtgatttttctcatttttatcattaatttgtgcatttcttaaaaaaatcatattaagtTAGGCTGTACTGAACCCATATTTTCTTTATCAATGTCAAATAATTGTTCTTGAGTGATTTCCAATCAAGAACAACACAAAATATGGTTTGTACTAAACACTTGTAATTCAAAGTATTTAGTATGAGAATCAACTTTGTGGACTATAAATGACAATAGGGCTCCTTACAATGTGACGGGAGCTCTTCCATACAAGTGAACCTGCAGAGACCATTGACACAGTTGGTTGTGCCTTCACAACCACCTTGAAGCTACGCTTCTGCAGGACTCTAGTGAAGGAGAGTTTCATGGGCTTAACAGTGATTTCAACTCCTTTGGGAGCTATAATGGTAGCATTGTAGATGGATATGGCTTGACCAACATTGGTAACTCTTCTTCGGAAAACACCTATTGTTGGCTCTTGCTTGTTTTTCAAGCTAAGTTGCAATGTGGGATAGTTGAGAGCATCAGAGCCAAGTCCAGGAACGATTTTGGAACAATTTATGGGTTGTGGACCAACAAGGACTCGTAATTTGGATCCACTGTAGCCCTCTCTGCATAAGAATTGGATGTAACTCATTTCATCCATGTCATAGACTAAGCCAGGGGTCACAGCTCTAGTTGGGTTCACTTGACCAGCACCAAAGGCAAATTCTCCATCTTCGTTCACCCTCCGGCTCATAGGTTTTGCTTGGTCAAGATTGCAAGTGTCAGCCATAAAGATGTTAAGCATTAAGGAAAGTAATTAGTGAGTAATTAATGAAGAATTCTTCAAATTAATAGAAGTCAATTTTCCTGCTAGTGATATTAGGGGTATACAAATTTAACAAGTTAAGCATTGTATCGATTTTTAAATGCAatacaaaaaagtaattaataaatttatgaattatgttGTTGATGTGACATGACCAATCACATTATTAAGTCAattcgtaatttttttttttaatttttaaattgatagtACAAAATCCATAGATTAtgcttaaaacaaaaaagattgcAAATGATACAACAgaacaatttataatttttttcgtaattGTTGTTATGACAAATTGTGATTGGGTCAACATCACTTTTACACAATGTTAACATGGTAAACTATGATTAGAGCAATATTGTTTTTCACATAAGCTCACTATTGATTTTACTTTTAGTAATACCAATTATAACATATCatctcaataattatgaaaaagattgtgaaaatttttgtcatattttcttttttggaaattggtaTATACCTGGGAGTAGGAGGTGAGGTTGGAGCCATAGACATGAAGCATGATAACAAATGTCATTACCTTGGTCTATTCTTTTGAATTATTACCTGTGGTTAAGATGGCAGATTTGATTGCAGCTGGACTCCAAGCTGGGTGGAATGACTTTACATAGGCAGCCACTCCAGCAATGTGAGGACATGCCATGGAAGTCCCAGACAAGattgaaaattctgaaaattggGTGTCACCTTTCAATCCAGTGAGCGACCTCAGAGGTGTAAAAGCTGCCAAGATGTTAACACCAGGTGCTGCGATATCGGGCTGTACCATGGCACATAGGAAACAAAAACATTTATGTCCAAGCCAAGCAGAAAGGATAAAGGGTCTTTGATTTATACTTTTGGATGAAACAACAAAATCTATACCTTGAGAATGTGCAATGATCCAGGATTTGGACCACGAGATGAAAATAAAGGCACAAATGGTGCTGGTGCTTTTTTTGTTGCACGGGTCCTGTATATCACTGCTGATGGTGTTCTACATTGAACAAGAAATTAAGTCAATTACTTAATTACGACTCTGTCAAATAACCAAACATATCAGGAATTTCATCAGGGATTATGTTCTAAGTGTAACACAACTTTTCCCTATTGactatcattttcatttttttttcttttgtcaagaattttgaatttgtcaTCAGCAACATACGGTAAAgacattattatataaataaaataaaaaataaaaaaaccaagaattattactttgtggactttgtgtACTGATTGATGAATTCGCCTATGGTACCATTCACAATGGTTCCAGGTGCCATGAAAATTttggcaacatcaaaatcaataaattgatCACTTTCAATTATAGCGCCAACCCCACCAATTCCTTTAACAACAGAATCAGAACCAGCCTCAGCTAATTTGCAGTAAACAAGCCTTCCCTTAACCTTGATAGGGTCTAACGAGCCTTCCATACAGTACCTGTTACATTACAAAAAGGTTCTAAGTATAGAACtctttttgtgaaattttcCGCTTATACACTTCTGCTCGATGAGCAAATGAAAAGAACTTACACTGCATCTTCCTTGGTTGAAGCGTTACGGGCCGCATCAGCCCCACTGATAAGCGGGTATAATTCCTTTCCTGGATTGAATGTGCTGATCCCATGCCCCTGCATGAAGTTGGATGATAAAATAGTACGGATATGGAACTAGGATTCTAACTTAGAGGAGAGGAAGCATAAACTAACAAAGTTAATGAAAATCatggtattttttatttgtccaAGGGTTTTTccttgttattgttggggcaaaacaATTGAACCagaattttttgtgtttttctttggAGTTTCATGgatcaatttgtaaattttttagaagAGGCAAGAATATACATTATGGGggaaattttttaattctctaggtatatatactagcctttttttaaaaaaaaaaaaaaagggaggggtGCCATATACGCCCCCAAACCCTTATCTAGGTCTATTCTTATTTCTAACGGAGttttttaaagttcaaatcttCCATCGTCccttgtaattattgaattataaaaattttaaaaaaaagaaagaagaagaagcaaaactTACTATTTCAAGAATAAATACAGTTATTTAGAATTAAATGAGATAAataaatatga of Quercus lobata isolate SW786 chromosome 8, ValleyOak3.0 Primary Assembly, whole genome shotgun sequence contains these proteins:
- the LOC115957735 gene encoding subtilisin-like protease SBT4.14, which encodes MRLYKANIVNMFREKGFHASTLCFLLFLIGLVGVIGDEQKKFYIIYLGDHPVDKDHATQTHNHLLSSVKGSENDVKESMVHSYHYSFNAFAAKLSEDEAQKLASMDQVLSVIPNQYHKLHTTRSWDFVGLPQIAKRKLKTERDIVVGLLDTGITPQSKSFKDDGFGPPPKKWKGSCGHFANFSGCNNKLIGAKYFKLDGHPDPADILSPVDVEGHGTHTSSTLAGNVVPNASLYGLANGTARGAVPSARVAVYKVCWVSFGCSDMDILAAFDAAVYDGVDVISISIAGGSANYTTGSVSIGAFHAMKKGIITVASAGNNGPSLLSVSNHAPWILTVAASGIDRDFRSKVHLGNGRNITGHGISTFNPGKELYPLISGADAARNASTKEDAVYCMEGSLDPIKVKGRLVYCKLAEAGSDSVVKGIGGVGAIIESDQFIDFDVAKIFMAPGTIVNGTIGEFINQYTKSTKTPSAVIYRTRATKKAPAPFVPLFSSRGPNPGSLHILKPDIAAPGVNILAAFTPLRSLTGLKGDTQFSEFSILSGTSMACPHIAGVAAYVKSFHPAWSPAAIKSAILTTAKPMSRRVNEDGEFAFGAGQVNPTRAVTPGLVYDMDEMSYIQFLCREGYSGSKLRVLVGPQPINCSKIVPGLGSDALNYPTLQLSLKNKQEPTIGVFRRRVTNVGQAISIYNATIIAPKGVEITVKPMKLSFTRVLQKRSFKVVVKAQPTVSMVSAGSLVWKSSRHIVRSPIVIYSPQS